A window from Bufo bufo chromosome 1, aBufBuf1.1, whole genome shotgun sequence encodes these proteins:
- the SNX19 gene encoding sorting nexin-19 isoform X2, whose amino-acid sequence MMSHLQREAGETGGDMEIMKCKAPLPKDKKWKFLIVGVIVAWLILVHLLVNVWLLLLFSGVIAAIGAWLGPPFILGSTTSIHLERFITLEHNSQCPDAEVQLDKEIGLTIQKIVRDFVSSWYRRLSHETAFEDEVSRVMWDLSMELKRKLNSTDREDLTRKLLILAGCHLQCHKWAKARVQGISDQSERESRLWEAYQELSPAHPAMSSSTDEVAHSRWLVDLLLTELVPQPHLETRTGRHLVVELIACNVILPLVGRMSEPDWINIVLTNIFSKLPLKVEEEKGDASAPPTVPRSLPLGPSQDSAPQLILPSPLSGTMSNYEMMDNADLEHEGEGRARDTMETMDFLGSCKDKLDIFSGQYLHPPEPCSPFFLCEESELESPLSDFGRELDPPLMNSSDDLLSDCCLDSLTPAESPIVPAHDESGFALSEEACMTMHGGTPSRPEILIEPTGLDSEFITVPPNDKEGLSPIDASPNITSSPTAPIHPFSFIPLSSPDGPVLIQNLRITGTITAREHSGTGSHPYTLYTIKYDTALDSQSLGTLQPMAYHTVNRRYREFLNLQTRLEEKAELRKFIKHIKGPKKFLPDLPFGNMDSDKVEARKSLLESFLRQLSAVPEIASSEEVQEFLALNTDARIAFVKKPFLVSRIDKIVVNAIVDTLKTAFPRSEPQSPTDELSENEVEGKSQNDTKKSSKSRLRFPSSKIAPVLSSADVQEKIVYSVRDGSTVSDNLGISGMESFIQKQEKLLAEMSESQERSSMGSTQSQLFTINPQAAGLEGNLSAVALEVLWLLMREQWSWLCTDTMQKVTHLVCDSLIQRFSTRDIRGGEVSARLAGGTGLTAAPPNKQASAVLYMGHCAGECDVCSPLVR is encoded by the exons ATGATGTCACATCTGCAGAGAGAGGCTGGAGAGACAG GTGGGGACATGGAGATTATGAAGTGTAAGGCTCCACTGCCCAAAGACAAGAAGTGGAAGTTCCTTATTGTTGGGGTCATTGTAGCCTGGTTGATACTTGTCCATCTCTTGGTGAATGTTTGGCTTCTCCTTCTATTCTCCGGGGTCATAGCTGCCATCGGAGCCTGGTTGGGGCCACCGTTTATACTTGGCAGCACCACCTCCATTCACTTAGAGAGATTTATCACTTTAGAACACAACAGCCAGTGTCCAGATGCTGAGGTGCAGCTGGACAAAGAGATCGGCCTGACCATTCAGAAGATTGTCCGGGACTTTGTGTCCTCCTGGTATCGAAGGCTAAGCCATGAAACTGCATTTGAGGATGAAGTCAGTAGAGTCATGTGGGATTTGTCCATGGAGCTGAAGAGAAAGTTAAACTCTACAGATCGGGAGGATCTAACGAGGAAATTGCTCATTCTGGCTGGTTGTCACCTTCAATGCCATAAATGGGCAAAAGCACGAGTGCAAGGCATCAGTGACCAATCCGAAAGGGAGTCACGATTATGGGAAGCCTACCAGGAGCTGAGTCCTGCCCACCCGGCCATGTCAAGCAGCACAGATGAGGTGGCCCACAGTCGCTGGTTGGTTGATCTCCTGCTGACAGAGCTGGTTCCTCAGCCGCACCTGGAGACTCGAACTGGAAGACATTTAGTGGTGGAGCTCATAGCTTGTAATGTTATCCTTCCTCTTGTGGGAAGAATGTCCGAACCAGATTGGATTAACATTGTGTTGACCAACATATTTTCCAAGCTGCCACTGAAAGTAGAAGAGGAGAAGGGTGATGCTTCTGCTCCACCAACTGTTCCCAGGTCACTTCCTTTGGGGCCAAGTCAGGATTCAGCTCCTCAGCTCATCCTTCCCTCACCACTGTCAGGTACCATGTCCAATTATGAGATGATGGATAACGCTGATCTAGAACATGAGGGGGAGGGAAGGGCTAGAGACACAATGGAAACCATGGATTTTCTGGGCTCATGTAAAGATAAGTTAGATATCTTCTCAGGGCAGTATCTTCACCCTCCAGAACCTTGCAGCCCCTTCTTCCTCTGTGAGGAATCTGAGCTGGAGTCTCCCCTTTCTGACTTTGGACGGGAACTGGACCCTCCATTGATGAACTCATCTGATGACCTCTTATCTGACTGCTGCTTGGACTCACTGACCCCAGCTGAGAGCCCCATTGTCCCTGCTCATGATGAAAGTGGGTTTGCCCTGTCTGAAGAGGCCTGTATGACCATGCATGGGGGGACACCTTCTCGCCCGGAGATCCTGATTGAGCCCACAGGTCTGGATTCAGAATTTATAACTGTACCTCCTAATGACAAAGAAGGGTTGAGTCCAATTGATGCTTCCCCCAATATCACATCCTCCCCCACTGCCCCTATTCATCCATTCAGCTTTATACCCCTCAGTAGCCCTGACGGACCAGTACTAATCCAAAATCTACGAATTACGGGTACCATAACAGCACGTGAGCACAGCGGGACTGGTTCTCATCCCTACACGCTGTACACTATAAAG TACGACACGGCTCTGGACAGCCAGTCCCTGGGCACGCTTCAGCCAATGGCTTATCACACCGTCAACCGAAGGTACCGCGAGTTCCTCAATTTACAGACTCGCCTGGAGGAAAAAGCTGAGCTACGCAAGTTCATCAAAC ATATTAAAGGACCCAAGAAGTTTCTTCCGGATTTACCGTTTgggaacatggacagtgataaagTGGAGGCACGAAAGAGCCTGCTGGAGTCATTCCTGAGG CAACTGTCCGCAGTGCCGGAGATCGCAAGCAGCGAGGAGGTGCAAGAATTCCTGGCACTTAACACTGACGCTCGGATTGCATTTGTGAAGAAGCCATTCCTGGTGTCCCGGATAGACAAG ATTGTAGTAAACGCCATTGTGGACACCCTGAAGACGGCATTCCCACGCTCTGAACCCCAGAGTCCAACTGATGAACTAAGCGAGAATGAAGTGGAAGGGAAGAGTCAGAATGACACCAAGAAGAGCTCAAA GTCTCGCCTCCGTTTCCCTTCAAGTAAAATTGCCCCGGTGCTGAGTTCAGCTGATGTGCAGGAAAAGATTGTATACTCTGTACGAGACGGCAGCACG GTATCTGACAATTTGGGAATTAGTGGGATGGAGTCCTTCATCCAGAAGCAGGAGAAGCTGCTGGCAGAGATGTCCGAGTCTCAGGAGAGGTCGTCAATGGGCAGCACACAGTCGCAGCTTTTCACCATCAATCCCCAGGCAGCAG GTCTGGAGGGTAATCTTTCGGCCGTTGCGCTGGAAGTTCTGTGGCTGCTGATGAGAGAGCAATGGAGCTGGCTGTGTACAGACACAATGCAGAAGGTCACCCACCTCGTATGCGACAGCCTCATCCAGAG ATTTAGCACAAGAGATATTAGGGGTGGAGAAGTGTCAGCTCGTCTGGCAGGCGGTACTGGACTCACTGCAGCACCCCCAAATAAACAG gcatctgctgtactgtatatgggaCATTGTGCTGGAGAGTGTGACGTCTGTTCACCCCTCGTAAGATGA
- the SNX19 gene encoding sorting nexin-19 isoform X1 has product MMSHLQREAGETGGDMEIMKCKAPLPKDKKWKFLIVGVIVAWLILVHLLVNVWLLLLFSGVIAAIGAWLGPPFILGSTTSIHLERFITLEHNSQCPDAEVQLDKEIGLTIQKIVRDFVSSWYRRLSHETAFEDEVSRVMWDLSMELKRKLNSTDREDLTRKLLILAGCHLQCHKWAKARVQGISDQSERESRLWEAYQELSPAHPAMSSSTDEVAHSRWLVDLLLTELVPQPHLETRTGRHLVVELIACNVILPLVGRMSEPDWINIVLTNIFSKLPLKVEEEKGDASAPPTVPRSLPLGPSQDSAPQLILPSPLSGTMSNYEMMDNADLEHEGEGRARDTMETMDFLGSCKDKLDIFSGQYLHPPEPCSPFFLCEESELESPLSDFGRELDPPLMNSSDDLLSDCCLDSLTPAESPIVPAHDESGFALSEEACMTMHGGTPSRPEILIEPTGLDSEFITVPPNDKEGLSPIDASPNITSSPTAPIHPFSFIPLSSPDGPVLIQNLRITGTITAREHSGTGSHPYTLYTIKYDTALDSQSLGTLQPMAYHTVNRRYREFLNLQTRLEEKAELRKFIKHIKGPKKFLPDLPFGNMDSDKVEARKSLLESFLRQLSAVPEIASSEEVQEFLALNTDARIAFVKKPFLVSRIDKIVVNAIVDTLKTAFPRSEPQSPTDELSENEVEGKSQNDTKKSSKSRLRFPSSKIAPVLSSADVQEKIVYSVRDGSTVSDNLGISGMESFIQKQEKLLAEMSESQERSSMGSTQSQLFTINPQAAGLEGNLSAVALEVLWLLMREQWSWLCTDTMQKVTHLVCDSLIQRWLEVQVVNFTCVQRWVLYLRLLQQAIWPGGALRTQPRPVRTQEQKEAARRHALQSLIDILPDLAQEILGVEKCQLVWQAVLDSLQHPQINRHLLYCIWDIVLESVTSVHPS; this is encoded by the exons ATGATGTCACATCTGCAGAGAGAGGCTGGAGAGACAG GTGGGGACATGGAGATTATGAAGTGTAAGGCTCCACTGCCCAAAGACAAGAAGTGGAAGTTCCTTATTGTTGGGGTCATTGTAGCCTGGTTGATACTTGTCCATCTCTTGGTGAATGTTTGGCTTCTCCTTCTATTCTCCGGGGTCATAGCTGCCATCGGAGCCTGGTTGGGGCCACCGTTTATACTTGGCAGCACCACCTCCATTCACTTAGAGAGATTTATCACTTTAGAACACAACAGCCAGTGTCCAGATGCTGAGGTGCAGCTGGACAAAGAGATCGGCCTGACCATTCAGAAGATTGTCCGGGACTTTGTGTCCTCCTGGTATCGAAGGCTAAGCCATGAAACTGCATTTGAGGATGAAGTCAGTAGAGTCATGTGGGATTTGTCCATGGAGCTGAAGAGAAAGTTAAACTCTACAGATCGGGAGGATCTAACGAGGAAATTGCTCATTCTGGCTGGTTGTCACCTTCAATGCCATAAATGGGCAAAAGCACGAGTGCAAGGCATCAGTGACCAATCCGAAAGGGAGTCACGATTATGGGAAGCCTACCAGGAGCTGAGTCCTGCCCACCCGGCCATGTCAAGCAGCACAGATGAGGTGGCCCACAGTCGCTGGTTGGTTGATCTCCTGCTGACAGAGCTGGTTCCTCAGCCGCACCTGGAGACTCGAACTGGAAGACATTTAGTGGTGGAGCTCATAGCTTGTAATGTTATCCTTCCTCTTGTGGGAAGAATGTCCGAACCAGATTGGATTAACATTGTGTTGACCAACATATTTTCCAAGCTGCCACTGAAAGTAGAAGAGGAGAAGGGTGATGCTTCTGCTCCACCAACTGTTCCCAGGTCACTTCCTTTGGGGCCAAGTCAGGATTCAGCTCCTCAGCTCATCCTTCCCTCACCACTGTCAGGTACCATGTCCAATTATGAGATGATGGATAACGCTGATCTAGAACATGAGGGGGAGGGAAGGGCTAGAGACACAATGGAAACCATGGATTTTCTGGGCTCATGTAAAGATAAGTTAGATATCTTCTCAGGGCAGTATCTTCACCCTCCAGAACCTTGCAGCCCCTTCTTCCTCTGTGAGGAATCTGAGCTGGAGTCTCCCCTTTCTGACTTTGGACGGGAACTGGACCCTCCATTGATGAACTCATCTGATGACCTCTTATCTGACTGCTGCTTGGACTCACTGACCCCAGCTGAGAGCCCCATTGTCCCTGCTCATGATGAAAGTGGGTTTGCCCTGTCTGAAGAGGCCTGTATGACCATGCATGGGGGGACACCTTCTCGCCCGGAGATCCTGATTGAGCCCACAGGTCTGGATTCAGAATTTATAACTGTACCTCCTAATGACAAAGAAGGGTTGAGTCCAATTGATGCTTCCCCCAATATCACATCCTCCCCCACTGCCCCTATTCATCCATTCAGCTTTATACCCCTCAGTAGCCCTGACGGACCAGTACTAATCCAAAATCTACGAATTACGGGTACCATAACAGCACGTGAGCACAGCGGGACTGGTTCTCATCCCTACACGCTGTACACTATAAAG TACGACACGGCTCTGGACAGCCAGTCCCTGGGCACGCTTCAGCCAATGGCTTATCACACCGTCAACCGAAGGTACCGCGAGTTCCTCAATTTACAGACTCGCCTGGAGGAAAAAGCTGAGCTACGCAAGTTCATCAAAC ATATTAAAGGACCCAAGAAGTTTCTTCCGGATTTACCGTTTgggaacatggacagtgataaagTGGAGGCACGAAAGAGCCTGCTGGAGTCATTCCTGAGG CAACTGTCCGCAGTGCCGGAGATCGCAAGCAGCGAGGAGGTGCAAGAATTCCTGGCACTTAACACTGACGCTCGGATTGCATTTGTGAAGAAGCCATTCCTGGTGTCCCGGATAGACAAG ATTGTAGTAAACGCCATTGTGGACACCCTGAAGACGGCATTCCCACGCTCTGAACCCCAGAGTCCAACTGATGAACTAAGCGAGAATGAAGTGGAAGGGAAGAGTCAGAATGACACCAAGAAGAGCTCAAA GTCTCGCCTCCGTTTCCCTTCAAGTAAAATTGCCCCGGTGCTGAGTTCAGCTGATGTGCAGGAAAAGATTGTATACTCTGTACGAGACGGCAGCACG GTATCTGACAATTTGGGAATTAGTGGGATGGAGTCCTTCATCCAGAAGCAGGAGAAGCTGCTGGCAGAGATGTCCGAGTCTCAGGAGAGGTCGTCAATGGGCAGCACACAGTCGCAGCTTTTCACCATCAATCCCCAGGCAGCAG GTCTGGAGGGTAATCTTTCGGCCGTTGCGCTGGAAGTTCTGTGGCTGCTGATGAGAGAGCAATGGAGCTGGCTGTGTACAGACACAATGCAGAAGGTCACCCACCTCGTATGCGACAGCCTCATCCAGAG GTGGCTGGAGGTGCAGGTGGTGAATTTCACGTGTGTGCAGCGCTGGGTGCTTTACCTCCGTTTACTTCAACAAGCTATTTGGCCTGGGGGGGCGCTGCGCACTCAGCCCCGACCAGTAAGAACACAGGAACAGAAAGAGGCAGCACGCAGACATGCCCTTCAAAGCCTGATAGATATTTTACCAG ATTTAGCACAAGAGATATTAGGGGTGGAGAAGTGTCAGCTCGTCTGGCAGGCGGTACTGGACTCACTGCAGCACCCCCAAATAAACAG gcatctgctgtactgtatatgggaCATTGTGCTGGAGAGTGTGACGTCTGTTCACCCCTCGTAA